In the genome of Nymphaea colorata isolate Beijing-Zhang1983 chromosome 9, ASM883128v2, whole genome shotgun sequence, one region contains:
- the LOC116260416 gene encoding zinc finger A20 and AN1 domain-containing stress-associated protein 4-like, with protein sequence MVEEGWNRGRDGTGCEAPGNHRLCANNCGFFGRLATMNLCSKCYRGLQLKGAQESLLKSSLEKPLSVVGESAAAAVESKDAAPSFETAVTFVSSSSSSLTVHPTSALRESGKSHRCSSCKKRVGLIEFKCRCGSTFCASHRLPEKHACDFNYKGAGREAIAKANPVIRAPKLEKI encoded by the coding sequence ATGGTCGAAGAGGGCTGGAACAGAGGAAGGGACGGCACGGGTTGCGAAGCCCCAGGAAATCACCGCCTCTGCGCCAACAATTGTGGGTTCTTCGGCAGACTCGCTACGATGAACCTCTGCTCTAAGTGCTACAGAGGCTTGCAACTGAAGGGAGCCCAGGAGTCATTGCTAAAATCCTCTTTGGAGAAGCCGCTCAGCGTCGTGGGAGAATCCGCTGCAGCTGCCGTCGAATCAAAAGATGCCGCTCCGTCTTTTGAGACTGCTGTCACCTTCGTttcctcgtcttcctcctctctgACCGTTCACCCCACGTCTGCTTTGCGGGAATCCGGCAAGTCGCACCGCTGCTCGAGCTGCAAGAAGCGGGTGGGACTCATTGAGTTCAAGTGCAGATGCGGAAGCACGTTCTGCGCGTCGCACCGTCTGCCCGAGAAGCACGCCTGCGATTTCAACTACAAGGGCGCCGGTCGAGAAGCCATCGCAAAGGCGAACCCTGTCATCCGAGCGCCGAAGTTGGAGAAGATTTGA
- the LOC116260795 gene encoding PHD finger protein ALFIN-LIKE 4-like, protein MDGPSRSVEDVFKDYKSRRAGLIKALTTDVREFYRQCDPEKENLCLYGYPNESWEVNLPSEEVPPELPEPVLGINFSRDGMLEEDWLKLVAVHSDSWLIALAFYFGLRFGFDKNDRRRLFNMINGLPSIYEVVSGKKEAQEVSSVTNNGNSKNKRENITRATREQVSQDDVDEEEEGDDVDEHKDALCGACGMNNTSDQFWICCDICERWFHGKCVKITPAKAQHIKQYKCPGCSNKKARAQF, encoded by the exons ATGGATGGCCCTTCGAGAAGCGTTGAGGACGTCTTCAAAGATTACAAAAGCAGGAGAGCTGGGCTCATTAAGGCTCTAACAACtg ACGTTCGAGAATTCTATCGGCAGTGTGATCCAG AGAAGGAGAATTTATGCTTATATGGATATCCAAATGAATCCTGGGAAGTTAATCTCCCTTCAGAAGAAGTGCCGCCTGAACTACCAGAACCAGTTCTGGGAATCAACTTTTCCAGGGATGGCATGTTGGAAGAGGATTGGCTTAAACTTGTGGCTGTTCATAGTGACTCTTGGCTCATAGCTCTTGCCTTTTATTTTGGGCTACGATTTGGGTTTGATAAAAACGATAG GAGGAGACTATTTAATATGATCAATGGTCTTCCATCAATTTATGAGGTTGTCTCTGGCAAAAAGGAGGCTCAGGAAGTATCGAGTGTTACAAATAACGGAAACAGTAAGAACAAG AGAGAGAACATCACAAGGGCAACAAGGGAACAGGTAAGCCAGGATGATGTGgacgaagaagaggaaggcgaTGATGTAGATGAGCACAAGGATGCCCTCTGTGGTGCGTGTGGCATGAATAATACGTCAGATCAATTCTGGATCTGTTGTGACATTTGTGAGAGATGGTTCCATGGCAAGTGTGTAAAAATAACTCCTGCGAAAGCCCAGCATATAAAGCAGTATAAGTGTCCTGGTTGCTCGAACAAAAAGGCTCGGGCGCAATTTTAG